A stretch of the Arachis stenosperma cultivar V10309 chromosome 6, arast.V10309.gnm1.PFL2, whole genome shotgun sequence genome encodes the following:
- the LOC130932828 gene encoding probable glutathione S-transferase yields the protein MAEKVHYRRNKIKCKTKIMGSKDVKVLSCWASPFGKRVEWALKLKGVEYEYIEEDLYNKSNLLLELNPVHKKVPVLVHGSKAIAESLIILEYIDETWKQYPLMPHDPYQRAHARFWAASAEQKLGEASWIALVYNGDEKEKALNTTSEIVEKIEQEIKGKNFFGGNKIGYLDIALGWIPCMIPFFEEVGSMQIIDSLKFPAINEWMTDFLSHPVIKDSLPPRDKSLEYFHFLKNKDAAN from the exons ATGGCTGAAAAGGTACACTATAGAAGGAACAAAATAAAGTGTAAAACAAAGATAATGGGAAGCAAAGATGTGAAGGTGTTGAGCTGTTGGGCGAGTCCTTTCGGTAAGAGAGTTGAGTGGGCGTTGAAACTGAAGGGTGTGGAATATGAGTACATAGAAGAAGATCTATACAACAAGAGTAACCTCCTTCTTGAACTGAACCCTGTTCACAAGAAGGTTCCAGTTCTTGTTCATGGCAGCAAGGCAATCGCCGAGTCCCTCATCATCCTCGAATACATTGATGAAACATGGAAACAGTATCCGTTGATGCCTCACGATCCTTATCAAAGAGCTCATGCTCGCTTTTGGGCTGCTTCTGCTGAACAAAAG CTTGGGGAAGCCTCATGGATTGCGCTCGTTTACAACGGAGATGAAAAGGAAAAAGCTCTAAATACAACCTCAGAGATAGTTGAGAAGATAGAGCAAGAGATTAAGGGTAAGAATTTTTTTGGAGGGAACAAAATTGGATATCTGGACATTGCACTTGGATGGATCCCTTGTATGATTCCCTTTTTTGAGGAAGTTGGGTCAATGCAGATAATTGACTCTCTGAAGTTCCCAGCCATCAATGAATGGATGACCGATTTCCTCAGCCACCCAGTGATCAAGGACTCCTTACCCCCAAGAGACAAGTCCCTTGAATACTTTCACTTTCTCAAAAACAAAGATGCTGCTAATTAA